A genomic window from Paenibacillus sp. FSL K6-0276 includes:
- a CDS encoding sensor histidine kinase, whose amino-acid sequence MKLFLREQIPLIFVYLAQLILITLVYRLDGGSGVNVSLYAALLSTCLLLSYLAYRYISNRTFYERLETLPSSLDEAGGPSQDSPLAVSLRGLLGSQFRLYKNDLHSYRHKLEEHIHFINQWVHGMKTPLSVIHLMIQDKDGPPFTAIGDELDRLKKGLDTVLYTARLDTFEHDFYVERLDLETLVRGVTSEQKRLFIRTRIFPTIKIDERIAVTTDEKWLSFVLTQLITNAIRYTTEVGKHVYFHGYIQEEKRAVLEIRDEGVGIPAGDLPRVFDPYFTGVNGRTFQESTGMGLYLVKQICGKLGHEVSICSEEGKGTTVRIVFRESYLTNM is encoded by the coding sequence TTGAAGCTATTTTTAAGGGAGCAGATCCCTTTAATTTTTGTCTATCTAGCACAGCTCATCTTGATCACACTAGTATATCGGCTGGATGGGGGCAGTGGTGTGAACGTAAGTCTGTACGCTGCTCTTCTCAGCACTTGTCTGCTGCTTAGCTACCTTGCTTATCGGTATATCAGCAATCGTACATTTTATGAACGTCTGGAGACACTACCCTCCTCTCTAGATGAAGCTGGCGGTCCATCACAGGATTCTCCGCTTGCCGTGAGTTTACGAGGACTACTAGGGTCACAATTCCGCCTCTACAAAAATGATTTACATAGCTACCGCCACAAGCTGGAAGAACATATTCATTTTATTAATCAGTGGGTACATGGGATGAAGACACCATTGTCTGTCATCCATTTGATGATTCAAGATAAGGACGGACCACCTTTTACAGCAATTGGTGATGAACTGGATCGTCTGAAAAAAGGACTGGATACCGTACTTTATACGGCTCGGCTAGATACTTTCGAGCATGATTTTTACGTTGAACGTTTGGATTTGGAAACCCTCGTACGTGGAGTGACCTCAGAGCAGAAGCGTCTGTTCATACGTACCCGTATATTTCCTACTATTAAAATAGATGAGCGAATCGCTGTAACCACAGATGAGAAATGGCTAAGTTTTGTGCTGACACAGCTCATTACGAATGCAATACGTTATACGACGGAAGTCGGCAAACATGTATATTTTCATGGGTACATACAAGAAGAAAAGAGAGCAGTACTGGAGATACGAGATGAAGGAGTTGGCATCCCAGCAGGTGATCTGCCACGTGTGTTTGATCCTTATTTTACAGGTGTGAATGGACGAACCTTTCAAGAATCCACGGGGATGGGTTTATATCTTGTGAAACAGATCTGCGGAAAACTTGGTCACGAGGTGAGCATTTGC
- a CDS encoding response regulator transcription factor: protein MFKIFIIEDDRGLVALLQDYLHKFGYETQAVNDFERVRTQFETFAPHLVLLDVNLPKYDGYYWCRQIRGISTCPILFISARDGKMDQVMALENGADDYITKPFDYEIAMAKIKSQLRRAYGTYAGSNNERTLSVAGMTLDVERLVLTRGETKVDLSHTEAKILDELMQKSGTIVTRDRLLEKIWDDQAFVDENTLNVYVTRVRKKLAALEITDGLQTVRGQGYRLIPNWGDED from the coding sequence ATGTTCAAAATATTTATTATAGAAGATGACCGTGGACTGGTGGCTCTGCTACAGGATTATTTACATAAGTTTGGATATGAGACACAGGCTGTGAACGATTTCGAGCGGGTTCGCACTCAGTTTGAAACGTTTGCTCCGCACCTGGTTCTGTTAGATGTTAATTTGCCAAAATACGATGGTTATTACTGGTGCCGCCAGATTCGTGGGATATCCACCTGCCCTATCCTTTTTATATCTGCCCGCGACGGAAAAATGGATCAGGTGATGGCGCTGGAGAACGGAGCCGACGATTATATCACCAAGCCCTTTGATTATGAAATTGCGATGGCCAAAATCAAAAGCCAGTTACGACGCGCCTACGGCACCTATGCGGGAAGCAACAATGAGCGTACCCTATCCGTTGCCGGAATGACGCTGGATGTGGAGCGACTAGTGCTTACTCGAGGAGAAACCAAGGTGGACTTAAGTCACACGGAAGCCAAGATACTAGATGAGTTGATGCAAAAGTCGGGAACCATCGTTACCCGCGACAGACTGCTCGAAAAAATTTGGGATGATCAAGCCTTTGTGGATGAGAATACGCTTAATGTCTATGTCACCCGTGTACGTAAAAAGCTTGCCGCTCTTGAGATTACGGACGGTCTACAAACCGTTCGAGGTCAAGGCTACCGCTTGATTCCGAATTGGGGGGATGAGGATTGA
- a CDS encoding NlpC/P60 family protein has product MELELKLDYDFDQKIENAITWAKELLDSQEYPLRCLAFVEDAYERSNGIEMWGGSDARESAELYEAHKNTGNPPAGAFVFYSCSGLVEGELKHWGHVALSLGNGEAIHAWDKVRIDHYLEVCHLQAAPGWTKPEFIGWAPVQRVLAGMQKKQWD; this is encoded by the coding sequence TTGGAATTGGAATTGAAATTAGATTATGACTTTGACCAAAAAATTGAGAATGCAATAACCTGGGCTAAGGAGCTGCTAGATTCACAGGAGTATCCGCTGCGTTGTCTTGCTTTTGTAGAAGACGCTTATGAGAGAAGCAATGGGATCGAAATGTGGGGAGGCAGCGATGCCCGCGAATCCGCAGAGTTGTATGAGGCACACAAGAATACTGGGAATCCGCCAGCGGGCGCATTTGTTTTTTATTCCTGCTCTGGCTTGGTAGAGGGGGAGCTTAAGCATTGGGGACATGTTGCTTTATCTCTTGGGAACGGTGAGGCTATTCATGCATGGGATAAGGTTAGAATAGATCACTATTTAGAAGTTTGTCATCTGCAAGCTGCTCCCGGCTGGACGAAACCTGAGTTTATCGGCTGGGCACCTGTTCAGAGAGTGCTCGCTGGGATGCAGAAGAAACAGTGGGACTAA
- a CDS encoding TIGR00266 family protein has product MSAHEIDYVIMGEEIQCVEVQLDPGESVIAEAGSFMMMDQEIAMETIFGDGSGGSRGGGLMGKLMGAGKRLLTGESLFMTVFTHSGSYGRKSVTFAAPYPGKIIPLDLQQYSGKVICQKDSFLCAAKGVSIGIEFQRKLGTGFFGGEGFIMQKLEGDGLAFVHSGGYVMERTLQPGETLKLDTGCLVAMTSSVDYNIEFVKGVKTALFGGEGLFFATLRGPGKVWVQSLPFSRMADRILSAAGNSGRKEEGSVLGGLGNLLDGR; this is encoded by the coding sequence ATGAGTGCTCACGAGATTGATTATGTCATTATGGGCGAGGAAATACAGTGTGTAGAGGTGCAGCTTGACCCCGGAGAGAGTGTAATTGCCGAAGCTGGGAGCTTCATGATGATGGATCAGGAAATAGCGATGGAGACGATTTTTGGTGACGGTAGTGGAGGCTCGCGTGGAGGCGGACTGATGGGTAAGCTGATGGGCGCGGGCAAGCGTCTGCTGACAGGTGAAAGCTTGTTCATGACCGTGTTCACACACAGCGGTTCTTATGGACGAAAAAGTGTCACCTTTGCTGCCCCATATCCAGGCAAAATCATACCGCTAGATCTTCAGCAATACAGTGGAAAAGTGATCTGTCAAAAGGATTCATTCCTCTGTGCGGCGAAGGGCGTCTCGATCGGTATTGAATTTCAGCGTAAGCTGGGCACGGGCTTTTTTGGTGGAGAAGGTTTTATTATGCAAAAGCTGGAGGGTGACGGACTAGCTTTCGTACACTCTGGCGGTTATGTTATGGAACGTACACTGCAGCCTGGAGAGACGCTCAAGCTGGACACCGGTTGTCTAGTCGCTATGACGTCTTCGGTGGATTATAATATTGAGTTTGTAAAAGGTGTCAAAACCGCACTGTTCGGCGGTGAGGGCCTATTCTTCGCTACGCTGCGCGGACCCGGGAAGGTCTGGGTACAGTCGCTGCCATTTAGCCGAATGGCTGACCGCATATTGTCCGCTGCCGGTAACAGCGGACGCAAAGAAGAAGGAAGTGTGCTTGGCGGACTCGGCAATCTGCTGGATGGCAGATAA
- a CDS encoding DUF3278 domain-containing protein — MKNKMLNRLIGVTDDRDEYQLQEIYKELAFSGALMFYLSMALMFICLLVDTFKHTLSIGTIGLLIVNMIYASKVFFRIRKKELDSLECTSEEEYREKIKKLRKGGFQAGLYWGSLMFILNAYILPYLASGLIELTWSNFIIWLCGGIFFGVTMYFIGKSKVKKCY, encoded by the coding sequence ATGAAGAACAAAATGTTAAATCGTCTTATAGGCGTAACAGATGACCGTGATGAGTATCAACTGCAAGAAATCTATAAAGAGCTTGCATTTTCGGGGGCATTGATGTTCTACCTCTCTATGGCTCTTATGTTCATTTGTCTTCTTGTAGATACGTTTAAGCATACACTTAGCATCGGGACAATAGGCTTGTTAATTGTGAATATGATTTATGCTAGCAAAGTGTTTTTTCGGATTCGCAAAAAAGAGCTGGATTCACTAGAATGTACCAGTGAAGAGGAGTACAGGGAGAAGATCAAGAAGCTGCGTAAAGGTGGATTTCAGGCAGGTCTTTATTGGGGATCGTTAATGTTTATACTAAATGCATACATACTTCCTTATCTCGCAAGTGGTCTCATTGAACTAACCTGGAGTAATTTTATCATCTGGCTATGCGGGGGGATATTCTTCGGCGTAACAATGTACTTCATAGGCAAGTCTAAAGTGAAGAAATGTTATTAG
- a CDS encoding helix-turn-helix transcriptional regulator translates to MNKVKEYRQIAGLTQMELATRVGIARQTVNLIENDKYNPTLFLCIALAKILHTDLNTLFWEEER, encoded by the coding sequence ATGAATAAAGTTAAAGAATATAGGCAGATCGCTGGACTGACGCAAATGGAGCTAGCAACTCGTGTTGGCATCGCCCGCCAGACTGTAAATCTTATTGAGAACGATAAATATAATCCAACGTTATTCCTATGTATTGCACTTGCTAAGATCCTACATACAGACCTGAACACATTATTCTGGGAGGAAGAGCGATGA
- a CDS encoding rhodanese-related sulfurtransferase, protein MKPQSEFAILLYYKFVKVPDAEQFAQEHLAYCKELDVKGRILISDEGINGTLSGTIAQTEQYMKDLRANPLFSDIVFKIDEADAHAFKKIFVRYKSELVTFRVEEELDPNVITGEHLAPKDFYEMMQRDDVVILDGRTGYEYDLGHFRGSIRPEVDSFKEFPDWIRENMSELKDKPILTYCTGGIRCEKLSGFMMKEGFGQVYQLDGGIVSYGKDPEVQGQLFDGKCYVFDERISVQINHTDGDIVVGRCHHCGQPADQFINCANDACHLQHICCEDCEKEHSGHCSDECVAITNAAH, encoded by the coding sequence ATGAAACCACAATCGGAATTTGCAATTCTGCTATACTATAAATTTGTAAAAGTGCCTGATGCAGAACAATTCGCCCAGGAACATTTGGCTTACTGCAAAGAGCTTGACGTAAAAGGACGGATTCTCATCTCAGATGAGGGCATTAACGGGACACTATCCGGTACGATTGCCCAAACCGAGCAATACATGAAGGATTTGCGTGCAAACCCGTTGTTTAGCGATATCGTCTTCAAGATTGATGAGGCTGATGCTCATGCCTTCAAAAAGATTTTCGTGCGTTATAAAAGTGAACTTGTGACCTTCCGTGTCGAGGAGGAACTGGACCCTAACGTGATCACGGGAGAGCATCTGGCGCCCAAAGATTTCTATGAAATGATGCAGCGCGATGATGTGGTGATTCTGGATGGCCGTACCGGCTACGAATACGATCTTGGTCATTTCCGCGGCTCCATCCGCCCCGAAGTAGACAGCTTCAAAGAATTCCCGGACTGGATTCGTGAGAATATGAGCGAGCTTAAGGATAAACCAATCCTGACCTACTGTACAGGCGGGATCCGCTGCGAGAAATTAAGCGGGTTTATGATGAAGGAAGGCTTTGGGCAGGTGTACCAACTGGACGGCGGCATTGTATCCTATGGTAAAGACCCTGAGGTACAGGGCCAACTGTTTGATGGAAAATGTTATGTCTTCGATGAGCGGATCTCCGTACAGATTAATCATACCGACGGGGATATCGTTGTCGGACGTTGCCATCACTGCGGTCAACCAGCTGACCAATTCATCAACTGCGCCAACGATGCTTGCCATCTTCAGCATATTTGCTGTGAGGACTGCGAAAAGGAGCATAGTGGTCATTGCTCGGACGAATGCGTCGCTATCACGAATGCAGCGCACTAA
- a CDS encoding YitT family protein translates to MRNHNHGVNVLLRLTVILFGTFLLAFAYYHINFQNHLSEGGFVGLSLLGKYVLGISPSISTLLLDVPVLLIAWMFKGKAFVCNTFVSVGAFTIFYGLMERYSGLIINLQGNLAIAALLSGVLTGLGAGIILRSGGASGGDDVLSLLISEWKGIKVGTVFIMLDVIVLALSLFYMPVKETMYTVMAVVVAGYVITFTTSLGKPKLVKAPKIQSTLRKPHDGTVM, encoded by the coding sequence ATGAGGAACCACAATCACGGAGTGAATGTACTGCTCCGGTTGACAGTCATTTTGTTTGGAACATTTTTGCTTGCATTTGCTTATTATCACATCAATTTTCAGAACCATTTGTCTGAGGGCGGATTCGTAGGATTATCGCTGCTCGGCAAATATGTATTAGGAATTTCACCTTCAATTTCTACTCTGCTTCTAGACGTTCCAGTACTCTTGATTGCATGGATGTTCAAAGGGAAAGCGTTCGTGTGCAACACCTTTGTTTCTGTAGGAGCTTTTACAATCTTTTACGGACTTATGGAACGATATTCCGGTTTGATCATCAACTTGCAGGGCAATTTGGCAATAGCAGCCCTTTTGTCTGGCGTACTGACAGGTTTAGGAGCGGGAATTATTCTGCGAAGCGGCGGCGCAAGTGGTGGAGACGATGTTTTGTCGCTGCTGATCAGTGAATGGAAGGGAATCAAAGTAGGTACAGTATTCATCATGTTGGATGTAATCGTTCTGGCACTATCACTCTTCTATATGCCTGTTAAAGAAACGATGTATACGGTGATGGCGGTAGTCGTAGCTGGCTATGTGATCACATTTACAACCTCATTAGGCAAACCAAAGTTAGTGAAGGCGCCAAAGATTCAGTCTACGCTGCGTAAACCACATGATGGAACGGTAATGTGA
- a CDS encoding Crp/Fnr family transcriptional regulator — MILHKGEVLFRQGDSCEFLYKVKSGLFKVTRLHENGNMVLFNILYPGEMVPHHSLISPKEAHGTAVAMMKSEVEAVPSAEWYQRVRDEPGRAMEIAILLQEKVRFMQTRLDHLTVGTPAERLELLTRWFNDYSHGAALTELLTQEEIGQLIGVRRETVNRLLRTAE, encoded by the coding sequence ATGATACTACACAAGGGGGAGGTCTTGTTCCGCCAAGGGGACAGCTGCGAGTTCTTATATAAGGTAAAAAGCGGGCTGTTCAAGGTAACAAGGCTTCATGAGAATGGGAACATGGTGCTATTCAACATCCTGTATCCCGGTGAGATGGTTCCCCATCATTCACTCATTTCGCCAAAGGAGGCGCATGGAACAGCGGTAGCTATGATGAAGAGCGAAGTGGAGGCAGTACCTTCAGCGGAATGGTATCAACGGGTACGTGATGAGCCAGGTCGAGCGATGGAAATCGCCATTCTCCTTCAGGAGAAGGTACGGTTTATGCAGACGCGGCTAGATCACCTTACCGTTGGTACGCCAGCAGAACGTTTGGAACTGCTAACCCGCTGGTTCAATGACTACTCTCATGGCGCAGCGCTAACAGAGCTTTTGACACAGGAAGAAATTGGACAATTGATCGGTGTGAGACGCGAAACAGTCAATCGTTTGCTGCGAACCGCGGAGTGA
- the pfkB gene encoding 1-phosphofructokinase: MIYTVTLNPSIDYIVEVEDLKLGDLNRMKRDLKLPGGKGINVSRVLNQLEVQNKAMGFLGGFTGRYIEDWLRKESISSDFIFVSDDTRINIKLKHGEETEINGAGPVIRDTEADALLQKLAALNVDDVVILSGSVPPSLGADFYDKLISVCKQSGAEFVIDTTGSALKKALPHQPLLVKPNHHELAELFGVTIHSREEIIIYGRKLLEAGAKHVLVSMAGEGALFISEHGVYHANAPAGKVKNSVGAGDSMIAGFVGTLSLTGDLMEAFRAGVASGSATAFSDDLADREFIEQLRPLIDISEV; encoded by the coding sequence ATGATCTATACAGTAACGCTTAATCCTTCCATTGATTACATCGTGGAAGTTGAAGATTTGAAACTAGGTGACTTGAACCGGATGAAACGTGATTTGAAGCTTCCCGGAGGTAAAGGGATTAACGTATCACGTGTGTTAAATCAGCTTGAAGTTCAGAATAAGGCTATGGGTTTCCTAGGAGGATTCACTGGCCGATATATTGAGGATTGGTTGCGAAAAGAATCGATTTCAAGTGATTTCATATTTGTATCTGATGATACCCGAATTAACATCAAGCTCAAGCATGGAGAGGAGACGGAGATTAACGGTGCAGGACCCGTCATCCGTGATACGGAGGCCGATGCGCTGTTACAGAAGCTGGCCGCTCTGAATGTGGATGATGTTGTGATCTTGTCAGGAAGTGTTCCCCCATCACTGGGTGCAGATTTCTATGACAAGTTGATATCAGTATGCAAACAAAGTGGAGCTGAATTCGTCATTGATACAACGGGTTCAGCGCTGAAAAAGGCACTACCTCATCAGCCGTTGCTCGTTAAGCCTAATCATCATGAACTTGCAGAGCTATTCGGCGTTACGATTCATTCAAGGGAAGAGATTATCATTTATGGACGCAAACTGCTGGAAGCTGGCGCGAAGCATGTGCTAGTTTCAATGGCTGGTGAAGGAGCTTTGTTTATCTCAGAACATGGGGTATATCATGCCAATGCGCCGGCGGGAAAAGTGAAGAATTCTGTAGGTGCAGGTGATTCCATGATCGCTGGTTTCGTCGGCACATTATCCTTGACTGGAGATTTGATGGAGGCGTTCCGTGCAGGTGTTGCCTCAGGTAGCGCAACCGCGTTCTCTGATGACCTGGCAGATAGAGAATTCATTGAGCAGCTGAGACCGCTGATCGACATCTCAGAAGTGTAA
- a CDS encoding DeoR/GlpR family DNA-binding transcription regulator: MLFEEERKQRIVLFVEKNSRASVQELSQEMGVSESTVRRDLKELEDVKLLKRTHGGAVSLLSVNFEATYPDKEDRLLDEKQRIARKAVDMIQEGDAILLDAGTTTLQIAKELKTFSNIKVITNSIMALNELRDCRNIEVSITGGMLRPDTLAFVGPMTERSLDMVRVDKTFLATNGLDLREGITIPNMLEAATKRKMISVAKQVILLADHSKLGQVSFCKVADVTEMDHCIIDSGASDKFIREITQMGVDVSLV, translated from the coding sequence ATGTTGTTTGAGGAAGAGAGAAAACAAAGAATCGTGCTTTTTGTGGAAAAGAACTCAAGGGCTTCGGTACAGGAGCTAAGTCAGGAAATGGGCGTATCCGAGTCTACTGTGCGTCGTGACCTGAAAGAGCTTGAAGATGTCAAGCTGTTGAAACGGACGCATGGCGGGGCAGTATCGCTACTAAGCGTCAACTTTGAGGCGACATATCCAGATAAGGAAGATCGCTTGTTGGATGAGAAGCAGAGGATTGCACGCAAGGCTGTAGATATGATTCAGGAGGGCGACGCTATTCTGCTGGATGCTGGAACGACAACATTGCAGATCGCCAAAGAGCTGAAGACCTTTTCTAATATCAAGGTCATTACGAATTCGATCATGGCGCTTAATGAGCTGCGGGATTGTCGCAATATAGAAGTTTCGATTACAGGCGGTATGTTGCGACCGGATACGCTGGCTTTTGTAGGACCGATGACAGAACGTTCTTTAGATATGGTGAGAGTGGATAAAACCTTTCTTGCAACAAATGGGTTGGATTTACGAGAAGGCATCACGATACCCAATATGCTTGAAGCAGCGACCAAGCGCAAGATGATCTCGGTTGCGAAACAAGTGATTCTACTGGCTGATCATAGCAAGCTGGGTCAGGTTTCCTTCTGTAAGGTTGCTGATGTGACGGAAATGGATCACTGCATTATTGATTCTGGTGCGTCTGACAAGTTCATCCGTGAGATCACGCAAATGGGCGTTGACGTCTCTCTGGTATGA
- a CDS encoding AI-2E family transporter, protein MFLLQQQKYFRTSLAIIAFLLILYLGSKVMFLFAPLAAIFRLLLVPTVLSGFTYYLLRPLVRVLEKRKLNRTLSILLIYFLFAGLFILFWILVWPTLQEQIQNFIDNTPYLVQGLQDQFNALRDNPSLSRFFQGDSDIAARISEYLSDAITWVTNSMSNLIGVVSSIVVLIATLPIILYYMLKDDYKLSPKLQGLIPKKYRKQGQEMFGDIDSALSSFIVTRVVLNVVLGIMLYIGFLIIGLPYSLLLAVISVPLNFIPYVGSFLAAIPVIIVGFIESPTMAIWSMVIIFVAQQIQDNVLSPIIYGKSLDVHPLTTVLLVLIGGDFYGIIGVLIALPVYMIAKIIFLRVYEIIVADREEEAEPLKNVKL, encoded by the coding sequence ATGTTCCTATTGCAACAACAGAAGTATTTTCGGACAAGTCTTGCTATTATCGCTTTTTTACTTATTTTGTACTTAGGCTCCAAAGTAATGTTTCTATTCGCACCTTTGGCTGCCATTTTCAGATTATTACTCGTTCCCACGGTACTATCAGGTTTCACGTACTACCTGTTGCGTCCGTTAGTAAGAGTTCTTGAGAAAAGAAAATTAAACCGAACGCTCTCCATCCTGCTCATTTACTTCCTGTTTGCGGGATTATTCATTCTCTTCTGGATTCTAGTCTGGCCGACGCTGCAAGAACAAATTCAGAACTTTATTGATAACACCCCTTATCTCGTTCAGGGATTGCAAGATCAGTTCAATGCATTAAGGGACAATCCGTCACTGTCGCGATTTTTCCAAGGGGACTCCGACATAGCTGCCCGTATATCAGAATATCTTAGCGATGCTATTACTTGGGTTACCAATTCAATGTCCAATTTGATCGGTGTAGTTTCCAGCATTGTGGTACTAATCGCTACCTTGCCCATCATTCTGTACTACATGCTGAAAGATGACTATAAGTTATCACCTAAATTACAGGGTCTAATCCCGAAAAAATACCGCAAGCAAGGACAAGAGATGTTTGGAGATATCGACAGTGCGCTCAGCAGTTTCATCGTCACACGTGTGGTGCTAAACGTCGTACTCGGTATTATGTTATATATCGGTTTCCTTATCATCGGACTGCCTTACTCACTGCTGCTCGCAGTAATTTCTGTACCGCTCAATTTCATACCTTATGTAGGTTCTTTTCTTGCAGCAATACCGGTAATCATAGTGGGCTTCATTGAGTCACCTACGATGGCAATATGGTCCATGGTGATCATATTTGTTGCACAGCAAATCCAAGATAATGTGCTCTCACCGATCATTTACGGAAAATCATTAGATGTTCATCCACTGACCACTGTCCTTCTTGTTCTTATAGGTGGGGATTTCTACGGTATTATTGGCGTGCTTATTGCGCTGCCAGTCTATATGATTGCAAAAATTATTTTCCTGAGAGTGTATGAGATTATTGTTGCAGATAGAGAGGAAGAGGCTGAGCCTCTCAAGAATGTGAAGCTATAA
- the ung gene encoding uracil-DNA glycosylase: protein MFGNDWDEILQDEMQKPYFLELMANLEHEYKEHTVYPPKELLFTALKQTPYSETRVVILGQDPYHGAGQAHGLSFSVNPGVRIPPSLRNIYAELMEDIGVTIPNHGSLLRWAEQGVLMLNSVLTVREGEPNSHKGLGWETFTDTIMKKLNERTTPMVFILWGSHSQKKGAFIDQSRHEVIQSPHPSPLSSYRGFFGSRPFSKVNRFLESNGMNGIDWFISD, encoded by the coding sequence ATGTTCGGCAACGATTGGGATGAGATATTACAGGATGAAATGCAAAAGCCCTATTTTCTGGAGCTAATGGCTAATCTGGAACATGAATATAAGGAACATACAGTCTATCCGCCAAAAGAATTACTGTTCACGGCGTTAAAACAAACGCCTTATAGTGAGACACGGGTTGTTATTTTGGGTCAGGACCCTTACCATGGAGCGGGACAAGCCCACGGTTTAAGTTTTTCTGTAAATCCGGGGGTGCGTATACCGCCTTCACTGCGTAATATTTATGCGGAGCTAATGGAGGATATCGGTGTTACGATTCCGAACCACGGGTCCTTATTGAGATGGGCAGAGCAGGGAGTTCTTATGCTCAACTCGGTACTAACCGTACGAGAGGGTGAGCCGAATTCTCATAAAGGTCTAGGCTGGGAGACATTCACAGACACCATAATGAAGAAGTTAAATGAAAGAACTACGCCGATGGTTTTTATTTTATGGGGAAGTCATTCACAAAAAAAAGGCGCCTTCATAGACCAAAGTCGTCATGAGGTTATTCAATCTCCACATCCGAGCCCGCTCTCGTCGTATCGTGGATTCTTTGGTAGCCGTCCTTTTTCGAAGGTCAACCGGTTTTTGGAGTCGAATGGAATGAATGGGATCGATTGGTTTATTTCGGACTAA
- a CDS encoding ribonuclease H family protein, which translates to MAKQKYYVVWEGKQPGVYNTWAECQAQTDHYTGAKYKSYESKAAADAAYKAGWKGNWGTGASASGAAKSKGTSSFKRSATVETSAEIDYNSISVDVGTRGNPGPVEYKGVDTQTGDIIFSCGPIKKGTNNLGEFLAIVHALALLKKEGSSKTVYSDSVNAMKWVKQKKVATTLPRDASTEEIWVLIDRAERWLQTNIYDNKVLKWQTKEWGEIKADYGRK; encoded by the coding sequence ATGGCTAAACAGAAATATTATGTAGTATGGGAAGGCAAGCAACCGGGAGTCTATAACACTTGGGCAGAATGCCAGGCGCAGACGGATCACTATACCGGAGCCAAATATAAATCTTATGAATCTAAGGCGGCGGCAGATGCGGCTTACAAAGCAGGTTGGAAAGGAAATTGGGGAACGGGGGCATCGGCATCCGGCGCAGCTAAGTCTAAGGGGACAAGTTCTTTTAAACGGAGCGCTACAGTAGAGACCTCAGCGGAGATCGATTACAACAGTATTTCTGTGGATGTGGGTACGCGTGGCAATCCGGGGCCAGTTGAATATAAGGGCGTGGATACGCAAACGGGAGATATTATCTTCTCTTGTGGGCCGATCAAGAAGGGCACTAATAATCTAGGTGAATTTTTAGCGATTGTGCATGCCTTGGCGCTCCTGAAGAAAGAGGGGAGCAGTAAGACGGTCTACAGTGACTCTGTGAATGCAATGAAGTGGGTGAAGCAGAAGAAGGTTGCTACAACCTTGCCGCGCGATGCTTCAACAGAGGAAATATGGGTGCTTATTGATCGGGCAGAGCGTTGGTTGCAGACCAATATATATGACAATAAGGTGCTGAAGTGGCAGACCAAAGAGTGGGGCGAGATCAAAGCAGATTATGGTCGGAAATAA
- a CDS encoding type 1 glutamine amidotransferase family protein → MKKEVLIFISNGYADWEAGYISAELNKPESEYKVRTVSLNSDNVQSMGGFTVVPDYTIDSLPAQFEMLILIGGTGWKDNSAITPVIEKCINDKTPISAICDATTFLAEHGYLDNIPHTGNSLDYLKEYAPNYKGHTNFIEKQAVSSDYIITANGTASLEFAREVMKKLDGFQVEKTDGWYNFFKNGFYQE, encoded by the coding sequence ATGAAAAAGGAAGTTTTGATTTTTATTTCTAATGGATACGCGGATTGGGAAGCTGGGTATATAAGTGCCGAACTAAACAAGCCAGAAAGTGAATACAAAGTTAGGACAGTTTCATTAAATAGCGACAATGTACAATCTATGGGTGGATTTACTGTTGTACCTGACTATACTATAGATAGTTTACCCGCCCAGTTTGAAATGTTAATTTTAATTGGGGGTACAGGCTGGAAAGATAATTCAGCGATTACTCCAGTTATTGAAAAATGTATAAATGATAAGACACCTATATCCGCTATATGTGACGCAACCACTTTTTTGGCGGAACATGGATATCTAGATAACATTCCTCACACTGGAAATTCATTGGATTACTTAAAAGAGTACGCTCCTAATTATAAAGGGCACACAAATTTTATAGAAAAACAGGCAGTTTCGAGTGATTATATCATTACTGCTAATGGCACGGCTTCTTTAGAATTTGCAAGGGAAGTTATGAAGAAGTTAGACGGTTTTCAAGTAGAAAAAACGGATGGATGGTATAACTTTTTTAAAAATGGATTTTATCAAGAATAA